A segment of the Epinephelus fuscoguttatus linkage group LG23, E.fuscoguttatus.final_Chr_v1 genome:
GTGTTGAGCACTAATTTGCTTAATTGTATATCATACAAACAactgtatgaggatatgttgctcTGGTGGTGATGAACCTCCAGAAAATTATCATTtgaatctgcagctctgctcgGCTATACAGAGCTTTGTCGTACCTTTCAGCTTATTGTTTATATCCAACCACATCCTTATTGTTCTGGTTCACTCCCTCCACTCTCACAGAGTTGTTTTCAGAGAAAGAGCAGTAAAAAGCCACCATACACTTAAAGACTGGCTGGTGAACACAGCGGAGCATTCAGCAActgaagagacagatatttccctcaggagttggaggagaccaaaaacagagctgaaagagagagaatatTGGACTGACATTCATCCGgcgacacaaacacagattctGAATGAACTGGCCAAAGTAAAGCTGCTGTAAATCTGATCATTTCTTAATTAAactctgatgtgttttttccacATCCTGCTAATACTGCAAAGCTTCTCTCCTTTGTGACCACCCGGTGTTACAGTGCAACCATTTTGCTGCATATCAGAATGAAAATTAATGCGCTAAAATTATTGAGCTTAATGTGGAACAACAagttcaatttttaaaaaaatgcataaaaaaagaaaaaaaatgttaagacAGCTGTTCATGCAGACATCCCGGCATAGTCTGTGTTTATGTATGAGACATATGAATctaatattgtgtttttgtcttaggtatcatgttttttttcctctttcgaATATATTGTAATAATATAATCGGCTTATGcatctttttaaatatattttacatgATGCTCCCTCCCAGTGGAACATGTGAAATACGACCTTTAAAATCTAATTTTGTGTGTATAATTACATAATGTATATCTAATAACCCACAGAGCTCATATGACTGTACAATGTGTACTGATTACTGCATTTTCTATCTTATTAGAGCTCTTAATTAAAACCAGCAGTGAAGTAAAACGACAGcacacatgaaaatgaaaaatgcaaacAGGAAAAACATTGCAGTTAAAATATTGTGCTTACAGTTTTTAACTCAGTATCATTGAATGTTTGTACCTGTATATGCTTTTCATTAaatattgtagtttttttttttattcttgaatatgtgactgtttttaataaagatatgtttgtttgcattttcacGTTTTTATTGGTTAAATTACTTTTGCATTTCAGTTAACACCAATAGAGCTGTAGTGAGGATAAAACAGTTGCAATTTATTAATAAACTTCATACTCCCcataaaaatatattcaaataataAATGCACCACCATGCACATGTAGTAGCACTGTGCCTGGTTTACTCAAATTCTATCTGACTGACAAATCACCAAACATCAGATCATtagacagagagtgaaacatAACAGCAGGCTACTTTAAACATAGGAAACATGACAATTTTAGAGTATAtatttctctgtattttataCAGAAACATTCTGCTGGCAGGTTTTCCATATAAAAGATGAACACATTCAAATACGTCCAGTGTAAAGTCTGTTTGACTTTATAGGGCTGAGTGAAAAGTTAAAAATCAGGGGCAGAAAATGCTTAAATGCTGTAAATGTTCTCTTGAAGTGTTTCCCCCCTTGACCTTCACATTGTATTTAAGTAAACATGCTAATTCACAAACCTTTGTGTATTCGATTTGCtaaagttttgttgtttattggaaataaacaaaaagtcaaaataaagtGAACCAAAGTGTTTAAGATTACCAAAGCGGTAAAATCTGATGCTTTAAAGACTGAAGTGCTCTAAATCATTaacacactgcagcctgtgCAGTGTGTTCGTATGAGGAAGTGTTTCTGTAATGTAAAACCAGTGGCCCACCCATCACAATAAAATCATACACTCCAAAATCGTCCGAAGTCCAATCTGACAACAAACAACGTGTAGCTTTGTTTCAAGGTAAGATGACTTCAACATTACTTTTGATTCACAGTTTTATAAGTTCTCATAGTAACTAAATAATCACACTTTTACCTCACACTTTCCTGAGGCTCGTATTTTGTTATTACAGTTTGGTTTTACTGTTTTGTGccctaaaaataaatgtgtagcACTGCAACAGCAATTACGTTGGAATAAGCAAACAGAAATCTTAGGTCATGGAGGCTCCTGcgttttttaaaaactgaattaaGTAACCTGACTCAGGAACATTACATATTAATGATACGTAAACATTCAGAATAAACAGATATCACCTGTTTCAGTATTGGATGATTTGACTACAAGAGATTGTGACGAATGTGATGCTGCTTCAACGTGATTAAAGCTAGGAACATATTTAGACTCCATGTACAGACTGTTAACAGCCAGAATCCCTCCCTCAGAACAAAGCTGGAACTAAAGTGACCTGTCTGAGTCTCAGCAGCCTGATTTGCTTCTTTGGTTCACAGATGAAAATGCGTCTGTTCAGCTGGTTTGGATTTTGGCTGTTTGCCCTCTGCAGCCTCCCAGTAACCACAGGTAACCTGACTCACTGCATTCATACATGCTCAGGAACTAAGTCATGTGTTTATAGAGTGTATAGTTTTAGGAGACCAGTAAGAATAATAAACAGTAATTAGAGTAATTCTTTCACAACAACTTAAGATTTTGAGAAAAATAATCACCATATTCATATTTTACAACCAGTGATCTGCAGCTGATAGAGCATCTGGTTGGTAACAGGTGGTTTGATAGATCTGACAAAATAGCAACTATCCAGCATCTAAATCTATCTCAACAGTAACTATATAAACTTTAGTCTGTTCTCAAGGaaaattttggcattgtacttttctgcaaactatacattacatttgcatcaTTATAATGTAGCAGATAAGCTGAAACTTTgcatttcaacaacgctgtgatTAATGTattgttagggttaggcacAAATCACCTGgctatggtttggaaaagatcttGTTTTGTTACcttgttttggtggcacaataaTGGCTGGAGAAGACGTAGATGGCACTCTCCTGGCAGGAAatgtgatgtcttggtaaaagacaaacagttttcatggcactatcttgGCCAAGATTTTATTCTTTGTTGGTCTCTTACTAcaatctgcagcttggcaggtgtcttgtTTAGGTGttatgccatccaccatcccttccacCTCCTAATGACAAAGTCAACTCATATATTACGTCACTTAAGAAACACTGATATCCatgatttacagaaatgtacaatgccaaaattttCTTCTGGCAGCTGGGCTGTAATTTACCTGACTTTCTTGTAGATTTTAAAACTGGAATTCATGAAATACCTTTCCTTAGCGTGAAGACAACTGTTGTCTCACATGTTTGTGTCCacgtgactaatgggaacaataattttttaaactggtccagtattgagcgagagggcTGTAGccggcagcagtgaaacaggctgcattgTAATCAATTATGGCATTTGTGCACCCTCAATATATGTCcgtgaaaaactgtttttatcactgacaggctcacactgttttaagtgtttaacaacattacagaaaggatccttacagagacagactcTTTGTTTAAAAGAGAAAATCCTTTCTGTACGAcctgaaacagccctgaaattgccaAGGCCACCAGACATTTAAATAAGCAGTAATGTTAGTGTATATAAAGCCagcattttcacatctaactgggtgaataaGGTTTTATTTCAATCAAACCAGAGTTGTAGATGGTTGCAACAGTAGAAAGATGAATCAACACAGCtttggattttatttgtttttggtggactttgaatgaagtgtgttctACGATGATTAAATTACTGTTAtgttaaatggagtctggcggATTTGGCGATGGTGATTTCAAGActgtttaaacaaaaaggtctatctctgtagggatcctgtccataatgttgtcagacacactCAGTGGCTGAAACTAGCACTTGGAGTGGACGTTAATTGGTGATGCACAATTGCCCCaaatggttacattgcagcctgttttgctgctgccggCTGTAGTGCTCTCACTCAACACTTGAAGATAAAGTAATGCACATTAACCTGAGGTAGGATAATATGAGGAGCCTGGAGAGCTGTAGACTTACCTTAACTTCTTTGTGTGGGTCCAACAAAGTCCACAGCTACACCTGAGCAGCTCAAAGAGACAGCAGAACAAACCGGCTGCAGGGATCAGAACACTTCCAGCAGCACGTAGTTACTCACTCTGATTACTTTATGCACATCACTGCTCTCTTTTcagcaaaaatgtccacacAGCAGCTTAAAACCTTCAGTAGTCTCCTGGTTTTGATCCCCCTCCCCCAGCTCACAGGTGTGTCTCCTTTATTTCTACTTCATGTCCTGTCAGGGTGAAAAGGGCTGCTCTGCACCTTGTCTTTTCTCCCTTCCTGCTACATGCTAGCATAGGCTAACTGtgattaacattaacattaccTCATGTAGCTTGACGTTTTGCTTGAGCACTTTAAAGCAGGGCAAAATAATCTGTTTTGCCAGCATGAATCTGGCCTCCCACAGAAAATCCACTGGTGTataacactgcacacacacatggtgaGGCCATCCATTAGCACCCAGGTTGTTTCTTCTCTTTACAGGGCAGTCGAACCTGATTTGTTCACCTCAACCAATCGTAGCCCTTGctggtgatgatgtcattctaCCATGTCGCCTTGATCCTCCCACCAGTGCCAGTTCCAGGACAGTGGAGTGGACCAGACCTGGTTTGGACCCAGAGTACGTCCATGTTCACCAAGATGGACGACTGGTGCATCAGAGTCAGAATCCGCTGTATCATTACCGTACTGCACTGTTTGTGGATCAGCTGATCAACGGAAACGTCTCCCTGAACCTCTTCAGAGTGAAAATCTCTGATGCAGGAAAATACAAATGCTTCCTTCCTTCATTACGGAAAGAAGCTTCTATCCAGATCACTGTTGGTAAGTCAGACTTTGTGAGTTTTCAAAGATGAGCATCAGTGTCCTCATCAAAATGCATTCAccatcaacatttttaaatatgcaGCACGACTAAAGGATATTAATCTCATAACTTGATCACTTTCTCATCACAAGGTGCCGTTTCCTCACCAGTCATAACTTTAGCAGGGGTTGATAAAACCAGCAGTGGAGTGGTGTTACAGTGTGAGTCTGCAGGCTGGTATCCAGAGCCTGAGGTGTTGTGGCTGGACGGTGAGGGAAAGCTCCTCTCTGCTGGACctacagagacagtcagaggtcCTGATGACCTCTATACTGtcagcagcagagtgactgtggagaagagacacagcaacagcttcaCCTGTAGAGTCCAACAGAGGAGCATCAAccagaccacagagacacacatccaGGTTCCAGGTAGGAATCATTTCTAAGAATCAGCTTCCAGttcatgacagaaacacacaccaaatgttttttcatcttttaGTTTTCAATAAGTGTTTTCCTCTCCTTCATGATTTCAGAGGATTTCTTCCTTTCTACCAGCTGTACTGCTTCTACTGTTACTAGTGTGTTGTTTGGcctcctgtttgttttcacGGTTGTCCTTTTTGTCTGGAAatggagacaaaacaaaacaggtgaGCAAAAAAATGAGCTGACTTTTTTGGTGTTCAAATGTGGAACCTTATTAGTTTTATGTGAGTTTATTCAGACATGTTTAAGGAAATTTCTGTGAGATTGGAGAcacatttgaaactgaaaaaaacaacaacatagtaTTGCATGTCTGTGTCTCACTTTTACACAGTCAGCTGTGTTCTGAACTATGATTCTACCATTGGTTTCAAACAGAGATTGAAAACAAAGAGCACAAAACTGAAGGAGAAAAGAGCACATCTCAAAGTAACAACACTGAGGGTCAGTCTCAAAGTGACCCACTTCTTAAATCAAAGACGGAGCACAACAAGGCTCAGGACATGCGATCAAGAGAAAAGGTTATCACACATGTAAGTAATGAATGAAGatgttttttatattgttttaaagagTTATAAATGACAGTAACCATGTGTTTTCTCATTGATATTTTCTCAAAAAATATGCCATGCCAAGTTTAAGGATAAACAAGTTGTGGATGCATTTTCTGACTTGatcaacctgttctcattaTCAGGTtatcaaataccaatgctttgtcatgccccttAGCGTCTCGTACTGACGCAAAGGGGTTTGGCGAATCTATGTGacacaccaacacattctcatcccaaatcTTCACATATCGACGCTTTGTtgtggactttcatgtctacatattatgTGCGAGGTATCCTTCTGcttctgctgtttatttgtgGGACAGGATGTCAATAAGCGCTTTAGCTTTAGAGAAAAGCATCATGGTTTAGCTTTACATTCACGTTTGAAGCAAACAGCAACCTCCCAGGTGAACGTCTGGGGTTTGTCGGACCCATCCGCAAACCCCACAAATCCTAGCTGCGGCGCTCCGCAGCCCTCCGCagcagatacgcaggacttctatttttgccagatGCCgcagcacaacgcagcaattcagcaattcagcacagagcagatcgtgcggggcaggaagtcgtgcgcagaaccaaaataaaacatctggttaattttcaaaataaaatacacagtgttcacagtggatcatatttccctgcactacaccttgaaaatgtcataatgggcggaggcaggcctgaagtcaacaggtcagaggttttcagacgtcatttcaccccgttgacaccatggacgaggagatgttaatcgtggaggtgcacccagatgtcttcctactactcctctggttttgtggttctgtttatagaaactacatcgtGTTATATACGCGTGATTATTCGTGAATTCGtgagatctcgtgggtcctcgtgactcccgctgcccggcggagctgcaccgctccgcacagcaaacgcagccggtgggtgttgacggatgGCGGAGCATGCAGCGGATGACCAGCGCAGCGTGACACCGAAATCCCTGACAAAGCAGAGGTTCATGACAACTTCAGAATGCGAACACAGTGGACACACaactgaaacacactgtaacaaGTCGTCAGTGTTGTGGACCAGTCACAGTTAGTTTTAGGCTACAAAACTGCTCGGTTAGGTTTAGCAACAATaacatgttttgggttaaaataagtgtgTTTGTTACGTATTGTTGAGCAAATCTGTTTTATGAGTGACGACAGAGCGCAACAACGGTAAGTAAATTGTATAATGAGACACAATGCACATGAACTGTGGTCTCCTGCATAAATGTccggttttgtttgacccacccatCCTCACTCCCTCCAACCTTacacagactttcttgctctttatactactgtATGTCAGTTGCTTTCAGCGTCGAGTATTGCTGTGGACGAGTTTACAGTGAAGTTACTTGACAGCTCGGAGTGTCTTATGAAGACAGTAAGAGGTGCCTTTGGCGCTGATATCACACACTGAGGGCCGTGACAAAGCGGCAGTCTTTGATGCccttggaatgagaacaggctggatgTTATGCTCCTATtgactgtttaaaaaataacacaacTTGGCTTAGGGTTATGGAAACTCCATGGTTCGGATTAAAATAACTACTTGGTAAAGGTATGGTGAGGTACAATGCAAAGCAAATTGTTTAACTTGCAAGTCTCTCAAACGCAACTACAGTATGTTTTTGACAGTAGAGACATTTACTGAACCAACACCATCACTATGTGTCACATATTAGACTGAACAATTTCTAAACTAGAGAGACTCCAGTGGTTTCATTCATTTCACCAGAACGTGTATCtacttaaaaacaaagcaacacaacagGCTTTGGATTTGCCATGTGGACAATAAGAGGTCCAGTAACaccagacatattttaattgtttacAATAAACCATGACTGAAATACTGCTTTGAACTGTAAATAGGTTTCTCCACTGAAGGAAGGGAAACAACTTCAGCTTGAGCAGGTATGTGTTTGCCACAGTTTGTGTTCATCTATTGTTTCCATCTGCAAACTGATTTTTCACCACCACTTTACCTCCTCTTGGTGCTGTGGCTCAGTAACTGTGTATTTTGCCTGTCCCCTCCATCAGAAATCCAGCCCTGACAGCCAGGAGATAGCAACCAATAGCCGTGTCATTTTTGACAAGGTCGACCTGGGTGGCAAATTTGTTCGTCTCAGAAACAAGTCCAGTGAGGTAATGTTGATGTATGCATATGAACACCATttgaaatatatatgtatataatggAAGgagaatctgtctgtctgttcttcaatttcatcGATATCTGTTCGTGCAATCAACTTCACACTTTGTGGTTGCATTTCAGAGTGTGAGCTCCTCAGTGCCACAGAGACTACGATTTTTTAGTAATGTGTTTCTACCATTAgaagttcacattacacaaatTGCACAGGAATTCAAAAATTAACATACgtgctaaaataaaacaaagtgtcCCTTTCAATTTAACAATAAATCAACCCCTCCATAGAATCCTTTGGTAAACAAATGTCTCAAGAACTCAGGAATCAGAGTGCAATGAAAAACTTGCCAAGACTTGCCAAGACAAATGGTGTGACGGCCAGGGGGACACACTGATGCAAGTGTTCATTTGTGAGCGTACTGCTTCAAAagctaaagtaaaaaaaagcGAACAGCCTATCAGCGCATCGTTGGCATGGAGATGACAGCCCATTTACAGGTGCTGAccaaaccacacacatacagtgaagGAGTCACGTGTTCAGCTTGCAGTCTGCAAATAAGCGGCTCACGGTCCGCAAACAGGTGGCTCCGGACTGCGGGCCGCCATTTGAGGGCCACTACTGTAAAATCTTTGTGAAGTTTTCGCACCCAAATGACATGTATACTGTAGCACTGCTCTGGAACGCAACTACGTCATGACAAGTGCCTTGCTGAGGACCAAAGGAAGTGCACTGACAAGTGTAAAGTCATTTGGATGAGGGGTTGTCGAGAAGGTTGCAGGCAGAAATACTGGAGGTCAAGCAACTGGCAATCTGAACCTATGCAGTCTGAATGTACACCACTTCCCAACACTGGCTGATTCAGGATCTAGCTTTAGGCTGCAGTCCTTCTTGATCAAAAATGTATTCTTGGTCTGATGTTGTCTTTCAGAACCAACTGCTGGTTAACTGTAAGGTCAACATAGAGGTCAACGGGAGTACCGTCTCCTATAAGTTTCCTGGGGGGTTCAGCCTTGAAGCTGGAAACATGGTTACAGTAAGTTTTACTTGAGATACACTGAACTGAAACATAAAACCCTGCAACTTTAATGTAAAGCTCTGCGTTTCTTAGCAAAGCTTGAACTGTACCTTTACAGATCTGGGCGTCAGATGGTGGAGGAAAGCACAGTCCTCCAACTGATGTAGTTTGGGATCAACAGAAGTCCTGGAGCGCTGTCGAAAAAGTCACACTTACAAGCCCAATGGGAGAGGTCTGATATCatgtcacatcatcatcaccatctgTCTGCTTATGTCataattttcttcattttaaccACAAcactgtcttttttgtttttgcttcttcACCACCAACAGATGATGGACAGGATGACAGGCAGCCGTCCATGAAGCTGGACAAGCACGCTGATATAATAAACTGTGCTGgtatgttttttggttttttttgtacttacaaatgcaacacaaaatgtgcccattgaaaaaaaatacaaaaaaaaagcttaaatattttttaagaaaTGGAGGTGCTTGAACATGAAGAGCATGTCAGTGGGAACCCTCTGTATTTAAACCTGAAAACCCATCATCCATCCTTCGCAGACTCCTCCTAGATTTTCAGATGAATATTTTATGATCATAACTTAATGTGACCCATAGAGTCTTTATACAAAACAATTCCTTGACTCTGTACCAGCaacatattttgtcatttaagttATGGAGAAGTTTTTGTAGCATTCTTTAACAGGGTGATAGTTTTACTTCATTATTGTGTTGTTATAAAGTGGAATTAAAACAATGTTTGTAAAGAATGTGTGTTCTGCATTAAAACTGTATTGTTTTATAAgatgttgtttaccatttagagaaaaacattttgtggAAATTGaatacttttcaaaataaaacatgatgtttgAATGTAAGTTGATTCGTTGTTTCTGTTCCCTACAATTAACACAGCATAAGACAAGTATGTACACACATGTTCTCATcattcatgtttacatgttgtctTAAACATACCCACAATCTGCATGACCATACTGTCATCCATTTTCTAGAATAAAAATTGGCAATGCACATGTATGTTgaatttgtatgttattataaagcagatatgttgaaaccaATGACTTCTCATCCCAGCTTGTCAAATACAGCAACTTTGTCCcaacaaaatatgaaaatatgatgCACTAGGGAGCGTCCTGTGTCAGTTTTTGATGTTGTGTCGGccatcttcacatttaagaggaatgtattgtttctgctcattacatgcaGCAGTGGTGTCAGCAATAGCCGCCGCCAGATGCGTATCATACCACCTCAAAGAGTGTCTCGGTGCAGAAGTATCTGACACCGAAATaattgacaaagcagcagtatgtGACGAGTTGGGCTGTTGTAATTGTATACACTCAAGCTTTAAGAGTAAAAACTACTGTGGACAGACTGTGTGATTCAAAAGCATCAATTGTCTTTATTTCAGAACCATTATGTCTCAATATATTTACAGTGCATGACAGATCTTCTGCTATATTTACTTTATCTTCATCATAATGAGGAGCACAAAGTCACTTTTCACTGTCCTTTCCACACagatcacaatacaaaataaaacaacacaatataaaaactttacaa
Coding sequences within it:
- the LOC125883954 gene encoding butyrophilin subfamily 1 member A1-like isoform X4 — its product is MKMRLFSWFGFWLFALCSLPVTTAKMSTQQLKTFSSLLVLIPLPQLTGQSNLICSPQPIVALAGDDVILPCRLDPPTSASSRTVEWTRPGLDPEYVHVHQDGRLVHQSQNPLYHYRTALFVDQLINGNVSLNLFRVKISDAGKYKCFLPSLRKEASIQITVGAVSSPVITLAGVDKTSSGVVLQCESAGWYPEPEVLWLDGEGKLLSAGPTETVRGPDDLYTVSSRVTVEKRHSNSFTCRVQQRSINQTTETHIQVPEDFFLSTSCTASTVTSVLFGLLFVFTVVLFVWKWRQNKTEIENKEHKTEGEKSTSQSNNTEGQSQSDPLLKSKTEHNKAQDMRSREKVITHVSPLKEGKQLQLEQKSSPDSQEIATNSRVIFDKVDLGGKFVRLRNKSSENQLLVNCKVNIEVNGSTVSYKFPGGFSLEAGNMVTIWASDGGGKHSPPTDVVWDQQKSWSAVEKVTLTSPMGEMMDRMTGSRP